The genomic DNA GCATGCTCGCAGGTATTGTCGCAGCAGCAATTCTGATTCCATCTGCCGTATTTGCTTCATCCTATCTAGCCGATGATATATTCGGCTCTGTTACAACTATTGAACAGCGCGGCGGTTCACAGGAAGATTATCAAGAGATTGAGGGAATGCTTCAAGCAGCAAAAGGCAAGCTCACGGAAGACGAATTCAAGGAGTATATGGAGCTGACCAAGCAGATGGTGCAATTAAAGCTGAAGATTACCGATGAAAGAGGAGTCAAACATGAGGAGTGGCTGACCCAAGAAGAACAGCAGCAGTTTGAGCAGCTCGCCTCCAGGCTGGCCCCGTACTTCGAGAAGATTAACGGAACCACCAATCCGTAAGAAAATGAAACTGGGATCCGTCCGATGTGGATGGGATCCCTTTTTTCTCGTCCAGGGAGCTTTGGGCAATGAGCTTCTTGTTATACAGCGCCAACGTTTGTGGAACTTGTTGTTGAGCAATACGGAATAAAAATGCATTAAGCAAAGAGATTCGCAAACCTCATGATTTCTCATGATTTTAATGCTATCTCTCAATTCCGTTTATTTCCGGCTACTGTTATACGCAGATTACGGACGTACAGCTGAGGTTAACGGCCTGCTTACCGAAGACCGAAAACCGAAAGTGGCGCTGGAAAAGATCCGGGAGATTAATTTACGGTAGAGAAACAAGGAAGAAAATAGTGTTTTGGACTGAAAAATAAAGTGTTAAACTGAAAAAATATAGTACTAGAAGGGACACAATCTTCTTGCGGTTGCAAATCCATACTCTATTTCAGCCGAAACAAGCAAACGGTAGAGTAGCACATCTTTGTGACAAAGGGAAAAGCTAAAGTACAGGAACTGTCCAAATTAGAAGTGATAAGTACGCGTCAAATGAACCGTATTCGATGGATCGGAACTAGTCCAAAGCGATTTTGTGAGATTGTTAGGTTTCAAGCAGTCATTAATGACATAACAAATTCGTTAGGTAAAAAACATGCCCTTGCTTATGATCATGGTTATTTCGATCAAGCACATATGATACATGATTTCAAACGCTTTTATGGTGATTCACTGAGTGTGGCTATCAGAGAGTTTGGTAGCATGTCCGATTTTTACAATACATAGGTGTAATAACCCTGTTAAAGTAAGATTATCATTATAATTCTTATTAAATGTAGGGAGGACTCAATGAAACCACGAATTACGGTTCTTACAATTGGGGTAGATGATTTGGAGCGATCCTTGGTATTCTATCGAGATGGTCTAGGATTTTCTACTGAAGGTATTATTGGAAAAGAATTTGAACATGGTGCCGTTGCCTTTTTCGAATTGGAAGCAGGCTTAAGACTCGCAATTTTTGAACGTAAAAATCTCGCCCTTGATGCGAAAATTAGCCAGACTCACCCGAACCCTGCTGAATTTACTCTTGGTCATAATGTAAGTAGCAAAGAAGAGGTTGATCAGGTAATGGAAGAAGCGAAGAAGGCTGGTGCTACTATTACAGTCCCGGCGCACGACACCTTTTGGGGTGGTTATTCTGGCTATTTCCAAGATCCCGATGGACATTTATGGGAAGTAGTTTGGAACCCGCAATGGGAAATTTGAAATGGAACCCGCACGGATTGACACACTTAAAAGTCGCATAACTGCGGCTTTTTTTGTTTTAACGATATGTGTAGTTGAAAATGTAAGATCCGTATCAGTGCAAACGACATTGACAAACTGCGTGTTACTTATTGTGGCTACGAAATCACACGACGGCTGAACGCCCTAGGCTTCACAGATGTTGTGGAGGGAACGGTGTTGACACTCAGATTTCACCGATTGCCACCTCATGCCAAGTTACGGATAAAACAAAGTAAAAAGAGGATATCGGGATGGAAAAACAATTGAAGTGATGCGGACAGAAGCAAAATTCACGAGATACCATCCTTCCTATAATAAGTGATACAATACCGTAACATATTATTTTGGGCCTTTACTTAAACGATGATCGAGGCGTATAATCCGTTAAGACATCGGAGTGAGAAGAGGGAAATTGATTATGAACAATGGGTTGGTCAATGCTATTATCGCGTATATCATGTGGGGGGTTCTCCCGCTTTATTGGAAATTGTTTAACGGTGTGCCGGCAGGCGAGATTCTGTCACATCGGGTTGTCTGGTCGTTCGTCTTCATGGGTATTCTCGTCGCCTTCCAGCGTCGCTGGGGTGACATAAAGCGGATTGCGGCTAGCCGCTCGCTCCTGCTGTCGCTCACCGCTAGCGGACTGTTGATCGCTGCTAATTGGCTCATCTTCATCTGGGCGGTCAACAACGACCATGTCGTCGAGACAAGTCTCGGCTATTATTTGAACCCGTTGCTGAACGTGCTGCTTGCGGTTGTCTTCCTTCGTGAGAAGCCAAACCGTGGCCAATGGCTCGCGATAGCCATCGCTGGCGCCGCGGTGCTCATCATCGCCATCGACTACGGACGGTTCCCATGGATCTCAATCACACTGGCCGCGACGTTTGGTTTGTACGGCCTCGCGAAGAAGAAGATCAGACAAGACGCTTCGGTAGGCTTGCTGTCGGAGACAGCTGTAGTCCTGCCTGTTGCGCTCGGCTACTGGATCTATTTGGCCGCCGTGGGGAGGACGACGGCATGGACGCTACCTGTGTCCACGTTCGTCGAACTGCTTCTTTCCGGCTTAGTAACAGCGCTACCGCTGCTTTTCTTTGCGCGAGCGGCTGCCCGGATGGCGCTGTCCACGCTCGGCTTCGTACAATACATCGGGCCGACGATCATGCTGTTACTGAGCGTATTCGTGTTCAAGGAATCAGTCTCGCCGGTTCTTCTCATCGGCTTCGCGCTCATCTGGACAGCGCTTGCCGTATACGCTGCGGCATCGGTTCGCGGCACGAAACTCGCGAGGGCGCGCTGACGGCAAACACGTCCGCCCGGTACGTCATAACAGCCATTTCCGTCCGCTGGGGAGGAGATGGCTGTTTTCTGTTTGGGGTTAACGGGAAACGATTATAATCGGGCGGACAGAAGGATAAGAAAGTCAATTCACACAAAAACGGCTAACAATTCGAAGGCAGCTGTTACTCGGTGTATGTAACCCGTGGAGATGAAATCTAGGGTATAATATAATCTTATTACATGAGTAATAATGAAGGGGAGTTTAGTGTCAGTCAACATATGTCTGCGGACAAGAACATAGTCCCATTTGAGCCTGCGCCCCGCGCGGCTTTTTTGTTTTATGGGATCAAGTTCTTGTCCTTTGCTCGGGACAAGAACTTGATCCCATTGCTGAAAATGAATTTGACAATAAGTAAACGATCATTTATTACATGATTCATGAGAATAAGAGATGAAAACAAAGTTGAAGCCATTTATGATGCAACAATACAACTTGTGAACGAGATTGGGTTTGCCGAAGCATCAATCTCCAAAATTGCTAAAAAAGCAAATGTATCGGCAGCGACAATTTACATTTATCATGAAAATAAGGAGGACCTACTGCTTAAAACTTACCTGAAAATCAAGAGTAAAATGAGTGAACGAATGTTTCAGAGATTGGACAAAACCCGTACGGTTAAAGAGCAGTTTGACTCTATTATCCGCAATTATGTCGAGTTCATAGTAACCTTTAAGGAGTATTTTCTGTTTCTGGAGCAAATTATGACATCACCGCTGCCTCAGAGATGGTGTCTGGATGATACAGCAAGCTTGTTCCAACCTATTTTTGAAATGTATGAAATGGGCAAAATCCAAGGTTTATTTAAGCAACAGGATGTTCGCATGCTTATCATGTACTCTATCCTGCCTATAGCTAAGCTGGCAAAGGCACATTTACAAAATGGAACCCAATTCGAAGATAGACAATTAAACGCAGCTATCGGTATGAGCTGGGACGCTATAAAACTATAATATTAACATTTTAAGGGGGGATGCGATGAGGTCATCATAGATTGCTTTCGCATATTAGTAAATGAACGTTCACTTATATAAATAATATCTTGTTGAATAGCCGGCATCTTATGGTGCCGGTAATTTTATTGCAGGAAAATCCTCCCTCATGTAGAATTTACTTAAAACCTACGATGGAGGAGATTGAATGAAGAAAATATCATTTGTAGCGCTGATTGCAATAATGGTGTTTGCTATAATGCCTATATCAGCATCTGCATTTATGGGGAAAAGAGATGTTGTAGTAGACGGTTTTGCATTATCTGGAGGGGCAATTGACAAGAACAATATTACTTTTGTTCCATTTCGAGAATTATTTACTCAATTAGGACTAACAGTTGGATATGATTCGAAAAGTAAAAAAGTAACAGGCACTAAGGGGGAACTGCATGTAACTTTCACGATAGGGAGCAAGAAGGCGAACATAAACGGAGTAAATAAAACACTCCAAGTTGCGCCATTTAATTCAAATGGAAGTGTTTATGTGCCTCTACGTATCGTATCGGAAGCGACAGGTAGCACAGTTGTACATCTAAAGGACGTAGATATTGTACTAGTAAACAGCCCATCTTTTGAGGGACTGATTTATGACTCTCCAAGTGGATCGCTAGAGATCACCAAAGAAGGGGAATTAACTAAAACTAACAATTTAGTTCTGATAGATTTCCTCGATTTCTTACCAGAAGAAGAGATAGTTTATCAAAAAGACATCTCAAGCGGGACTAACCATAACTATAAAGTAACATTGACGCCAGACGCGGTAATTGAATACATAGAAGATTAGCCATCTCATTTTGAAAAGCAGATGAACGAAACAGCTGAATGGTTAACACAGGACTATGAAGAAAGTCAAAGATAAATAAGGGATAATGATCTAATCTAAGTCACTCAATCGGGTGGCTTTTTCTTTTTCAAAACCAACACAACACCGGTGGAAAAGAGTATTCGAACGCCGATTCAGCGATAGCACGGCGATGGAACTCGTCCAACAAATTGGGCAGACCCATGGGGAATCTCATCGTTATGGGGCCCCTTATGAAGTATATTCATGCTGGCAATGGACAACGCTTAAGGTTAAGTATTATCTTATGCGGGAGGTTATCGCTTCTTGAAATATGAACTAGGGCGTTGCTTACTGAATGAACGGTTGATGGAATCCGGAAAGTCAGCGGAATGGCTAGCAAAAGACTTGCTTTTTAAACCGGAACGAGTTTACGACTTTATTGAAAACAAAAGAGTGATGCCACTCAAAATTGCGATATCGATCGCCGATTCCATCGGTTGTGATGTTCGTGCCTTGTATGAATTAATTCCGAACGATAATGAAGCAATGGGGGGATTAATCGAATAAGTGCTAGTCAACAATAAGGCGGATACAAACTGGTTTGACGAAAGAGCTGCGAGGGAATCACTCCACGGCTTTTTCCAATCGCAGGCGCTATTTTGGCATATGAAGCG from Paenibacillus woosongensis includes the following:
- a CDS encoding DUF3600 domain-containing protein → MSIDKELREELRQVSDSMRCPPDLYERVRQSYQHYMNEKRGRSPMKKRMLAGIVAAAILIPSAVFASSYLADDIFGSVTTIEQRGGSQEDYQEIEGMLQAAKGKLTEDEFKEYMELTKQMVQLKLKITDERGVKHEEWLTQEEQQQFEQLASRLAPYFEKINGTTNP
- a CDS encoding VOC family protein, yielding MKPRITVLTIGVDDLERSLVFYRDGLGFSTEGIIGKEFEHGAVAFFELEAGLRLAIFERKNLALDAKISQTHPNPAEFTLGHNVSSKEEVDQVMEEAKKAGATITVPAHDTFWGGYSGYFQDPDGHLWEVVWNPQWEI
- a CDS encoding helix-turn-helix domain-containing protein, whose amino-acid sequence is MTKGKAKVQELSKLEVISTRQMNRIRWIGTSPKRFCEIVRFQAVINDITNSLGKKHALAYDHGYFDQAHMIHDFKRFYGDSLSVAIREFGSMSDFYNT
- a CDS encoding XRE family transcriptional regulator — its product is MKYELGRCLLNERLMESGKSAEWLAKDLLFKPERVYDFIENKRVMPLKIAISIADSIGCDVRALYELIPNDNEAMGGLIE
- a CDS encoding copper amine oxidase N-terminal domain-containing protein, with translation MKKISFVALIAIMVFAIMPISASAFMGKRDVVVDGFALSGGAIDKNNITFVPFRELFTQLGLTVGYDSKSKKVTGTKGELHVTFTIGSKKANINGVNKTLQVAPFNSNGSVYVPLRIVSEATGSTVVHLKDVDIVLVNSPSFEGLIYDSPSGSLEITKEGELTKTNNLVLIDFLDFLPEEEIVYQKDISSGTNHNYKVTLTPDAVIEYIED
- a CDS encoding TetR/AcrR family transcriptional regulator, which translates into the protein MRIRDENKVEAIYDATIQLVNEIGFAEASISKIAKKANVSAATIYIYHENKEDLLLKTYLKIKSKMSERMFQRLDKTRTVKEQFDSIIRNYVEFIVTFKEYFLFLEQIMTSPLPQRWCLDDTASLFQPIFEMYEMGKIQGLFKQQDVRMLIMYSILPIAKLAKAHLQNGTQFEDRQLNAAIGMSWDAIKL
- the rarD gene encoding EamA family transporter RarD, producing the protein MNNGLVNAIIAYIMWGVLPLYWKLFNGVPAGEILSHRVVWSFVFMGILVAFQRRWGDIKRIAASRSLLLSLTASGLLIAANWLIFIWAVNNDHVVETSLGYYLNPLLNVLLAVVFLREKPNRGQWLAIAIAGAAVLIIAIDYGRFPWISITLAATFGLYGLAKKKIRQDASVGLLSETAVVLPVALGYWIYLAAVGRTTAWTLPVSTFVELLLSGLVTALPLLFFARAAARMALSTLGFVQYIGPTIMLLLSVFVFKESVSPVLLIGFALIWTALAVYAAASVRGTKLARAR